One Brassica napus cultivar Da-Ae chromosome A5, Da-Ae, whole genome shotgun sequence DNA window includes the following coding sequences:
- the LOC106452974 gene encoding thiamine-repressible mitochondrial transport protein THI74-like, with protein sequence MAQLLGFLGLFNFFIFLPAAVILNFTKRERFNALTLKQLGLVVGKGLLDNVLSDYLCAKAVLLTTTTVASAGLTIQVPLAAIVDSLSGNKPSFTDFIGAVAVMVGFAGIIFLQRCYTDPKRHLLS encoded by the exons ATGGCTCAGCTTCTTGGGTTTCTAGGTCTCTTTAACTTCTTTATCTTCCTACCTGCTGCTGTAATACTCAACTTCACAAAGAGAGAGCGGTTCAATGCACTGACCTTGAAACAGCTTGGTCTGGTGGTTGGCAAAG GTTTGTTAGATAATGTACTCAGTGACTACCTATGCGCAAAGGCTGTGCTTTTGACAACGACCACAGTGGCTTCGGCGGGGCTGACCATTCAGGTTCCATTGGCAGCTATTGTAGACAGCTTATCAGGGAACAAACCAAGCTTCACCGACTTCATTGGTGCTGTAGCTGTTATGGTTGGCTTTGCAGGCATCATATTCCTGCAGAGATGTTACACAGATCCAAAGAGACATCTATTGAGTTAG